The following DNA comes from Miscanthus floridulus cultivar M001 chromosome 5, ASM1932011v1, whole genome shotgun sequence.
TAAGAAATAGACAAATGGAGTAAACCTTACTGTAGCTTTTGGTTTAATGGTGTCTACAAATGCTATATGATCGAAAAGTACATGTTTTCGCTCACAAAAATCGGTTGAAAGATCTAAgagggtgtttagttgggtgaattttggattttgggctactgtagtacttttgtttttatttggcaattagtgttcaatcatggtctaattaggctcaaaacgttcgtctcgcgatttccaaccaaactgtgcaattagtttttatttttgtctacatttaatgctccatgcacgtatcgcaagattcgatgtaatgagTACTGTAGCAGTTTTTTTGAATTTGGCCtggcaactaaacacgggctaaaACCAATGGAAACGAAAGGATATAGCCGACATACAATACAAGAAAAGCAAGAATTGGGTTAAGGAAAAAGAAACAGGAATAGCTGATGTATACAGACCAGCAAAGTTATAtacgaagaaagaaaaagaaacagcATTTGAGTTAAGGACTATACATACACTTTTGTAGGAAATAGGAATAGCTGATGTATACAGTACACTTCTGGGGTGTGTAGGATCTTTTTTTAGGAAAGGGGTGTACGATCTTACCCAGCTCTGATCTAGCTATTACATCGAACATGACATCAATGAATCAATACTAATAGGACTCGTCATCCTTTTGAATAAACGAAACTGCAGAGATCTATGAATAGTCACTGTGAGTGAATTAAGAAAATCAATCTATATCACAATAGTAAGAGGAACTGTCGAAACCATCATCACGAGATTCAAAAATTGATATGTAGTAACTCTGAAGCctcaatatttttttttgcatCTTTAACTTTGATTGCTTTCATCATCTAGAAAAACTTCGATTGTGTTTTGATTGATGATGATAGATAACACACAACCTATATTAGTACAAGTTTGCAACATCTATCgacttagggggtgtttagttactcctcctaaattttagtcgttgttccATCGAATGTTTAacatatacatagagtattaaatatagactaattatgaaactaattgcatagtttacgatTAATTTGcaaaacgaatcttttaagtctaattagtccatgatttgacaatgtttggctacagtaaacatgtgcaaatgatgagttaattaggcttaaaaaattcgtctcgtggagtaccgacggattatgtaatttatttttttattagtatccgaacaccacatACAACATCCTCCCAACACATTTTCTAAATTTTAGTAGCAGGATGTAAACACCCTCTTATTCATGCATGCCGAACTGCTACAGCAAAGCTAACAAAAGCTAGACTGAGTTGCCAAGAGTGATGAATCCAACAACACCTGAACAAGAAGCAAGCACACATGTTTAATTATCTCTAGCAGATCGAATCAACTTATTGCTGCACCCGATGATGCCACAGACTTGCATGATCTTCAGGACTGCTACTTCTACTAGCATATGAAGACTTCCTAATggtgtacatacatacatacaactCGTTTTGCAGTCCCTGACTTAAACAAGTTCTTTGCAAAGACGAAGAACAAACACTAGCCAGTGGTAATTGAATTCAAGATGAAGCAGgcgacaagaagaacaaaaagggagAGGAGGACTAGAATACTACTATGTGTATAATACGATCGCTGCTATAACAAGAAGGCACCTAGGGCAGGCGAGCGGTGATGAGCGATGCATTGCTTCTTCATCAACAACTCCTGCGGCCCATGGTCGAACGCAATCTCCACCGGCCGTGCGCGCTTCTGGCACCCGTCTCCGGCGATGTCGACGCCGAACAGCCTCACTAcacgggcttcagtacttggttTCTTCTCCGCTGGTACCGGCGCCCCGTCGGTGGTGGCGGCCGTCGTCGTCTTGGTCTTCTTGCAATCGATGAAGAGTTGCTTCTCCGAGCTGTACGTGGAGTGGGAGAAGACGATGGTGTCCCCGGCTCGGAGGCCCTTCTCCCTGACGAAGCGGCTCCAGCCCTTGGTGAGCACGTAGCTCTGGCTGCTGTTCCAGTACGAGTACCGGAACCGCCACACCTTGCCCTCGCCGTCCTCGAAGTTGAGGAGCACGCCCTTGccggtggccgccgccgccgccgccgcgtccggcGCGCGCTTCAGCGGGAAGTGCTTCTCGGCGTGCTGCTTGGGGACCACGAGGCGGTTGAGCTTGCCGACGTCGCTGGGCGTCACGGCCTTCTCGAACAGCAGCGAGCGCGCCCAGGCCGGCGTGGGCTGCGCGCGGGCGCCCATGCCGCGGCCGCGCCGCAGGCCCTGGCGCAGCTCGTCCGCGTAGGTGTGCTTCCGCAGCATGTCGACGATCTCCGCCTTGGAGTGCGCCGCCAGGAAGGCGAGCTCGGGCGCGGACGACCCGGCGCCCGGGAAGTTGGTCGCCGCCTCGCGGCCGCGGTAGCGGAGCGCGGCCACGTCGTAGGCGCGCGCCGCGGCCTCCTCGTCGGCGAACGTGCCGAGCCACACCCGGGCGTGGCGCTCGTAGATCTGCGCGCCCCACCGCCCGTTGGGCTGCGGCACGACGCCCTTGAACCGCGAAGAGC
Coding sequences within:
- the LOC136451673 gene encoding AP2/ERF and B3 domain-containing protein Os01g0141000-like, translated to MGIESMSPTAAAAAAAEDSSSRFSAASTATTESGAAQPPPAASAAPVVGRDDASPADEQAVTSQPSSAAAVAQGSSRFKGVVPQPNGRWGAQIYERHARVWLGTFADEEAAARAYDVAALRYRGREAATNFPGAGSSAPELAFLAAHSKAEIVDMLRKHTYADELRQGLRRGRGMGARAQPTPAWARSLLFEKAVTPSDVGKLNRLVVPKQHAEKHFPLKRAPDAAAAAAATGKGVLLNFEDGEGKVWRFRYSYWNSSQSYVLTKGWSRFVREKGLRAGDTIVFSHSTYSSEKQLFIDCKKTKTTTAATTDGAPVPAEKKPSTEARVVRLFGVDIAGDGCQKRARPVEIAFDHGPQELLMKKQCIAHHRSPALGAFLL